Proteins from one Salmo salar chromosome ssa07, Ssal_v3.1, whole genome shotgun sequence genomic window:
- the LOC106609753 gene encoding zinc finger protein 41 isoform X1: protein MRNSLQLSLTVSEEEVLPEQQHCEQEWSPSLGQENPELPQIKEEQEELRTSQEEEQLQGLEADFKFTPSCVKSECDQEDLLQSLTLPQTQTVENRVHDPKQVDLTPFVTVTHLKGLYISCHPLYDQNNASSHSSAVSSDPVGLDSSPSLDPSPSLDPSPSLNPSPSLNPSPSLNPNLSIGEHCSKPSTTSRKTHHCSDCGEMFALKADLQKHVPFYKKRLSECRFCRIRYDSTCTLTAHILLCHSGKCGDCGKSFHRKQHLTMHMVTHTGEKPFSCGDCGKSFSQKGTLTLHILTHTGEKPFSCGDCGKSFTRKGTLKMHIRTHTGEKPFSCGDCGKDFSYKQTLSLHMLTHTGEKS from the exons ATGAGAA actccctgcagctctctctcactgtctctgaagaggaggttctccctgagcagcagcactgtgagCAGGAGTGGAGCCCCAGTCTGGGGCAGGAGAACCCAGAGCTTCCACAGattaaagaggaacaggaggaactcaggaccagtcaggaggaagagcagcttcaagGTCTGGAGGCTGATTTCAAATTCACTCCTTCCTGTGTGAAAAGTGAATGTGATCAAGAGGACCTACTTCAGTCCTTGACTCTTCCCCAAACCCAGACTGTGGAGAACAGAGTGCATGACCCTAAACAAGTGGATCTCACACCTTTTGTTACTGTGACCCACCTTAAGGGTCTCTACATTTCATGTCACCCTCTATATGATCAAAACAATGCCTCTAGCCACAGCTCAGCCGTAAGCAGTGACCCAGTAGGACTTGACAGCAGCCCATCATTGGATCCCAGCCCGTCATTGGATCCCAGCCCGTCATTGAATCCCAGCCCGTCATTGAATCCCAGCCCGTCATTGAATCCAAACCTATCAATAGGTGAACACTGTTCCAAACCCAGCACCACGTCTAGAAAAACTCACCACTGCAGTGACTGTGGTGAAATGTTTGCTCTGAAAGCTGACCTGCAGAAGCATGTGCCTTTCTACAAGAAGAGACTCAGTGAATGTCGCTTCTGCAGAATACGCTACGACTCCACCTGTACACTGACGGCCCATATCCTTCTCTGTCACAGTGGGAagtgtggtgactgtgggaaaagcttccaTCGCAAGCAACACTTAACAATGCACATGGTGactcatacaggagagaaaccatttagctgtggtgactgcgggaagagttttagtcaaaaGGGGACCCTAACCTTGCATATTCttactcacacaggagagaaaccatttagctgtggtgactgtgggaaaagcttcactCGGAAGGGGACCCTAAAGATGCATATACGGactcatacaggagagaaaccatttagctgtggtgactgtgggaaagATTTCAGTTATAAACAGACCTTGTCTTTACATATgctgactcacacaggagagaaatcatgA